One Sesamum indicum cultivar Zhongzhi No. 13 linkage group LG14, S_indicum_v1.0, whole genome shotgun sequence genomic window, AGATCCACGTCACCATTATTGCCACTGGTTTCACTCAGTCGTTTCAGAAGACTCTTCTGACAGACCCAAGGGGTGCAAAGCTAGCTGATAAGCCCACTGGGAGCCCAGACGGCATGAAATCTCCAGTCACTATCAATCCACCAACCTCTCCTGCGACTAGTTCTAGGATGCCTGCTCGGAGGCTCTTTTTTTAACCTTTTTGTGTTTGGTTCGTACCTTTCTTTTATCAGTTCGTTTCTCTCTTCATCAGGTAGGGCTTGAGGTGGCATTTCCATGTTATAATGATTGATTGTACCATCTGTTGAATTGCAATTTCTCAATGCTTCTTAGTCTATTCCCTTATATCGTAGCTGAACTGAAATTTCATCCATAGGTAGATTGAACCGTAGCACTTAAAATCTGTACAGTGAGAACAGGGCCACTGATTCTTATTTGAAGAGTACGTCATTTTCCTTTGATGGATAACACTTCAACgaagaaaattatgattctAGTCCTGTATGATGGAAAATTCTTGTAGGACCATGTTGTGTCAAATGTTTTTAAGAACTAATGTGATTCGACTTGTAAAGATAACTCATAATTTGATAGATTATAGGGGTTCAGAAGAGATTAAGTCTTCTCTTTACccccattaaatttttttacgtACGTGCTCCATCTGGTTAGTAATTGAAATCCGTAGCCGAAAGCAGAAACAGATGAACAATTTTCTTggtctttttcctttttctgggTTTGTGGGGGTGAGGGACCTGCAATTTGGTTCATATACAAGGTGTTCCTTGGTATCTGACACACTGTAGTAGcatgaacatatataaatagaaatacaAAAGAATCAAGTGCTCAGAGAGGTGGttggcaaagtgcaaaatcCATCTCTTTAAATCTCTCATAGATACCATTTTTTACCCAACTCAAGCACAATCTTCGTCTACCGCTTCAGAGCATTCACAACATGATGAGATTGCCCATTGAAGAATTGTAGTTACCTAAAATCGTGTTAACTTCATTCCTATAAGAAGTAGTCTGGAGGTGGCTTTTTGGCCGGTGCTCCTCTTGATTCCTGCATTCAACCATTAACAGCATTAATGCATTTTAAGAAAGCAAAAATGCACTGTTGACAAACTACATGTCATGGTGACTCAAGATAGGTCTATGGTTAATACATCAGCATTTAGGAAGCATGAAGCATGAAGCATGTGCCCAGGCACGCATAATCATTTGCACGTACCTGTGGGGCTGCTTCAAAAACACGAAACTCCTTTTCTAGGTTTTCATTTAGCTCGAGAATTGCAGCTACATTTCCGCATCTGCGGCATGACTAAAATTCGTAACAGATTCAAAGGAGAtgaatgaaagagaaacatatAGCAGTTTTACCTGTAACAGTAATTTGGGGCAGACCAGACTGTAACTATCTGCTCATTAAACATCCATTTATAACCTTCCATTACCAACTGATGGGCCCGACATATGTAGTCAATATTATTCGTGTGATTAAATGAAGTGACAACGCTGCCACCAAACAAGAATCCTGCACCACGCGGGCTCAGACCCCAACCATCAACAATGTCTTCAGGATCTGACCACAGAAGATCACACATGGCACCATCATGAGGAACTTCTTGCTTTCGGTCAATTATCCGGATCTGGAATATAGATgatatcaatatctaatatgataaaacaaattaaaagcacaaaataattaatttagtatattCTTTAGACCTGGTCTAACGTGGAAATTGCAGGAGACAAACCACCATGAACACAAAATATCTTATTGTCAATGAGTGCTGACAGGCTGCAAAAGACAGCAAAAAGGACATGACATTATTAATGTGTCCCCAAATAAGCCATGACAGGGACATGGGAAATTGAAACATGGTAATACAGGCATGAAGGAGGTGCAAGACCACATTTTGAAGTTTGCCTCATCTAagcttttattaattctttttcaccTTGTTATATCATCCAACATATGAAACTCAAATGAAGTTTGTGCTTTGCACAAAGACCTGAGAAATTAATAGAAGATCTCAACCTCATGTAATCAAAAATTTCGGTGCAATATCTCCAAACGTTGATCGAACCATATTTCCGTAGGCACTCGTCGTAGAAACCATACACCTGGAAGAAGAGAAAGctaataagtattttatgcAAAATTGTACCTCAAAACCTCACAAAAGAATGAAGACTAAACCTGCGTTATCTGTCGGCTCTCATGGTTTCCCCTGATGAGAGTTATCCTATCAGGATATCTTACCTGTCAATGCAGTAACTGTTAGTTGAGCAAAGTAGCTTTATTGTCTGAAAACATGGAGCATTGGGTACATAGATATGCTTTTGACTTTTCGTATTATCCCAGAACACTGGGTATCATAAAAAATGCTGGACCACTTATATGCAAGTAATGTAGTAAGCAATTACCTTCAGAGCAAGTAGAAGCAGAAATGTCTCAACAGAGTAAAATCCTCTATCAACAAAATCTCCAAGAAATAAGTAATTTGTCTGTGGACAATCACCTCCTACTTTAAATAGCTCTTTCATGTCATAGAACTGCCCATGTATGTCTCCACAAATCTACATCAACCACTTGGCAAAAGGTATTAGTATAGAATTAGAACTCAGCCAACTGTATTAACAGCTTCCATAACCTGAAAGGCAGTAACTAGAGTACCATGGGGTTATAATAGAAGCTAGTTCGGCATCTTTGCAATGGATAGAGTAATAAAAGAAGGTTAAAGAGTCTGTATTGCCATGTTTCCCCCTTGcacttttttattgtttccGAATAATCCtttgggggaggggggagagaAGGATTAGCACCATCAATTTTTACGAGTTGCGACTTTCTTCAACTTGTCAGGATGGCTTGTGGCTGTGACTGTAAGTAATTTGGTTATCACTTGAACAAGCGACTccagttaaaaaaatatgaactaaTTATTATCCCGTTAAGATGTGGCTTCTTTCAGAGTAAAAGTTCTAGCTGTTCCTGTTATGGTTAAGCTTCAACCTTTCTGTTTGAACCATTGGCTGGATCACATCGAGATCATTCTGCAGATCAGCTGCTCTCAAACTAATATCTTCAATCTCTCAGtttgctcaatttcattaatcaaTTGGAAATaccttaaatttaaatcaaagtCTATAACTGGATTAAGAGGAAAACATTGAGAAGCATCAAAAACTATTTTACGATATTTTCTGGCCTCGTGACTTTACTGATGATGAAAGTCGGAAGACCTTCAGCAAAATGGGCAGGAAAAACAGTTTCAAGTGAGGTAGTAACACATCTGAGGCTGAAAATCCAATCCAgttgtacatttttttttaacacgtGTACTAATTACCAAACAtgatatgtaaaaatgttgTCAATCTGTATCCAGATCGTGTTTTGGGTGAACATGAGTGCTAAAATGCACTATATTTTCCATTGACCAACCATTCCTATATCTGAGGCTCCACTACTCAGACATGACCTAATTGTCAATTGTAGTAAAACTATATCTGTGAGTGCTAGTATTTTCTTTGATTGAACTTCTCATTTCTGAGTGATTGACTTGGTTTTCCTTACTTTCTGAGCCAAATTAGATTAACCAACCCTCCACcccccaaacacacacacatacacaaccAAAAAGAGAACAAGAACAAATAGCAATATGAGTCGGAGCTTGTTATTCGCTCCATACTTTCTGAATCAACAAACTGGCAGCATAAAGAGGACCCAAGTCAAttgcagaaaacaaaaatctaCTTAGAAACCCAATTGCCATGAATTTCAGTTTTTTGTGCTTAACATAAATACCTCCTGTTTCTAGTATTACAAATGAGAAGTCGAGCTCCATAGCATcttattatcataaaaaaagcTCTATAACATCTGGACAATAAATCTTTAATTTGTAAAGGTCTAGATTTTCAATGATGGAAGAAATACAAAATCGGCAAAAAACTATTTACATTTCACAAAAACTCCAGTAAAAACCAAACCTAGATCCATCAAGCAACTAATAACTcaaaataatacaacaaatacaaaaatccGAGAGCAGAATCACTCCCACCGAAATCAATCTCAAGCTCCTCAAATTCAAAAaccataaaagaaaaggaccaAAAccaaacccccccccccccccccaaaaaaaatgtGCGTTAGAGCCAAAACTTTTCTTCTTCGATACTTACAGTTACTGGGGCATCAACGCGCTGAACATTGCTCTCTTCGACGAGGATTTCCATGGCTTTGAGGCAGAGGGCCTTGACTTCAGATTCCTTGAGCGGTTCGCATCTCTTCAACTGTTCTATTTGCCGGTCTAGGTCCGACATCTTCCCAGATTCGGAATCCAAACGCCGCTGCTCTTTTCGTGCGTCAACCCTATCCCGTCCGTATTAACAACCAATTCCGCGATTCCGCATCGGAATATATAGCGATCTTCTCCTTCCAGTAAAACTGTAGTTCGATACTGCCACTGTTGACTGACGTTAGCAGTGGTGAggctcactctctctctctctggaCTGGGGTTTTCACGATTCGCGCTTAAACTTCGGGGAATTTTGATTTCCCCCCTTATATCTTGCCTTATTAGGTTTTCTGGATGCAGCActccttttattttgaaatgtcACCCTCTTGCTTTGAAATGTCATTTTGGCCGCCCACCCCCCccatattattacatttttttattaattaattttttaaaattttattaaaattagtaaaaaaattaaataaaaatttatatttgtttttcgattaatttattacatgtcaaataaatcttttccaaattaaattatccttataaatCGTCACACTGACTCACTTCACACGCTAATGTATGTGATgagatatatcttcaccattgtaatttggttataaaatatttgtattaacctgcaataagtcaacaATGCATCAATCAAAGAtagatatgaattttttattcaattttttttactaatatcggcaaatacataaattcataaaatatttgtgttgACCTGCTAACATTATTATGTCTACATgtgattaataaaatttcacgAGACAAGTTcaaaacagtaaaaaaaaatatttccaaaagCACAAGGAGCGTGTAATGCACTTTTCGTTAATTACTAACAGAATGACATTTTTTGCcaagttttacaaaatacagggGGATTTTTAGCCTATTTCGAAAAAAACAGAATGAATTTTAGCTTTTTCAACAAAACACAGAGAGGTAAAAGTCATTTTAGCCTACGTAGTATGTGCAAAATACcgctttatgaaaaaaaaataaaaaatagcaaactatctccttatatttttttaaaataaaataatttatcacttaaacaataagataaattattttattttaataaagacTGAGAAATAAATCGctattttttctcaataaaataataatttggcTTGTAAATGTCAAAGGAGTTAATTGTATTAAACCCTTTTCAATTGTTATGCTTTGTTTTgtcaaaaataatacattggCTTATggagaaataaaatatcaagataATTGATGgtgcttaaaaaattaacatttgaGAAACATGGGCCATATATTAAATCTGgtatgaataataaattaaattattcgataCTGAGCAGATAAAAGATTCTTTTAGCTCGAGTCttttaacttaataaattttatcaaatttactcGAGCTCGATTGAAttagaaaacaaataataaaaataattttttttaaggaattatttgtaattatattgtaaatttcaaataacaatcaatatatattaattgttaatatcaaatatatacaatcaGTCGATACATActgttataataaattaataactattattgaaataaaataataattatgtatttgtgGGAGTCAAACCCAACTTTATAGACAAAATTAGGACTCGTTAACAAACAATATATGTTTAGAAATGCCcaatttattagtataattaaaacttatttgaGTTTGAATATAATGTTTCAAAttcgataataatttaaataaatttaaataatattgtgtctgattgttttattgatttgcATTACTAGTTGGGGTACACAGTCAGTGGCATGgttgaaaattcttattaaaatCAGGTTTTGATAAACCAAAaagtaaatgtaatatatgtaGCATgcgtttatttatttatttatttttgaattgtatacaaatcacacaacaaatgctatataatttattcaaatttgatcaaattcaatttgggTTGGATTTTgtgctcaaaataaaaaaaggaaaccTCGAGATAAACGACGCCGTTTGGGTCCCAAGGGACAACCCAAGCAAACTATAATCAATCACGTTCGAACTTTCTCTTCGAAAATGCAGTCCATATTCTAATAGGAAAAAAGGTGTGTAGCAGTGTAAAATCATTGACTTGTGGTGTGGATGCGATTGGCGAAGGAGACGATCAGGTCGGACAAATTTTGCCGGTAGCTGGTGGCGCCGCCCGTCACGTCACGTTGTTTGccctttaaagaaaaaaaaactcaatcaGCTATTCCACAAATCTCTCACTTCTCACCAATACCTCGTGCGGTTCCACAATTCTGATAGCTGATTCCAATTGGGAAGGAAAAGCAATTATCCATTTGAATTATCCTGCGGCTAGAGGGTTTTAATGGTACGCAAGGGTGTAATGTCAATTGTGCTTTTGATCGGCTTTCCACATGCCGTTTAGCTACTGCACCCCAAAAATTCAGCTGGGTTGCTGCTTCAATTTTGGCTCGAGGGGTGTTGAGTTTTCTTCTATTTGAGCTATGTTGTACTCTTTTCCTGTTTGTCGGGGTTTTCGAATTTGTTGTTGGGTGTTGTTGTGTTGGATTGGAGTTTAATGCTGTTTTGATTCCTGCGAGGGTTACTGGCTGTTCAGACTGTCATTTTCTGCTCCACATCGACTTCGGTGTTATCTTTATAGTCTTATGTCCTGGTGTTTATTTGAAGATACGTCTGCAAAATGCTGAAACTTGCGTTTCTAAGTCCTACGTTTCTATGTCATGTTCATACTAATTTGTCGactgcaaaattaaataacatgTAACCactgcaaaattaaatttagtagttagaagaataaatttttctcTGTTTGTAGTTGGTTGCTTGCTTACTAAAAAACTATGTTCCGCGTTGATCAGAGAATGGCAGCTTCTGGGGACTCATGGGTGAGGGAATATAATGAAGCAGTCAGACTTGCTGATGATATTACTAACATGATATCTGAAAGGAGTTCGTTGCCTGCAACTGGGCCAGAAGCGCAACGCCATTCATCTGCCATCCGAAGGAAAATTACCATACTGGGAACCAGACTGGACAGCCTGCAGTCTCTTCTCTCGAAGCTTCCTGGAAAGCAACCATTGTAAGTTATCTAATTGTTTCTTAGTAAAGATCTGGAACTTTTTAGGATTATACTAGCTCGCTTGCATGGGCTAAAATGGCTTCACCCGGCTTCCCCTCTTTCCACCTGCTTCAATCTCTCTTATCAATTACCCTATCCCAGTGTTGAACCGACATAATTATATGCAATTGATCTGTTGTATGCTGTAGTTGCACCTGAGTCTGAAGGGCCGTAATGATAACCATGACtatctattttgaaaatttgatgggatataattaattgtaccTAGAGTGACCTTGGAAACTCTAGCTCTTTCTTATTGcttgtttatgtattttgtgaAAAGATTATATTCCACTTCACTTCTATTGTATTAGCTTGTATGTATTGATGCATTTATTGGCAACTTGGGTTAGCTCCATACGTTTGAGGTTCCTAAATTGTTTTTGCCTCAGTGGCTCTGGTAACAAGTTACTTGGTGCTGTTTCACTAATTTGATTTCAGGTTGTGCAGACTCGGCACCTGATTGTAATAAACCTGTAGTCCTCATACTCCATTCTCAAACTGCCCTTTTTTGTATACAGGactgagaaagaaatgaatcGTCGCAAGGACATGGTTGCTAATTTGAGATCAAAAGTAAACCAAATGGCTTCCACATTGAACATGTCAAACTTTGCAAATAGAGACAGCTTACTTGGGCCTGAGATAAAGCCTGCTGATGCCATGAGCAGAACAACTGGCCTTGACAACCATGGCATTGTCGGGCTTCAAAGACAAATCATGAAAGGCTAGCTTCTGTAGCTCGTTTCTTTAACTTCATTTGCGTTTTTGTCCGTTACTTTCCTTTTTGACTTTTCTGTTATTTATCTTAATCCTTACTTTCGCTGCAGAGCAAGATGAGGGTCTCGAGAAATTGGAGGAGACAGTGATAAGTACTAAACACATTGCACTGGCAGTGAATGAAGAGCTTGATCTACATACAAGACTGATCGTGGGTTTTCTTGTTTCCACTTCATTTTTATGATACCTATCTCTTGTTATCTCGTCAAAGCAAGTCGTTAATAATTCCTCAATTGTAAGATGCTGTGCTGGTGAAGTTCATATCTGTTTAATGACTTAATGTGCAGGATGATCTGGATCAACACGTTGAGGTTACAGACTCCAGACTACAGGTGATAGTTgtttctatattattttctcaaacaatagtaaatttattttgctaTTAAGTGTAGCTTTGGATTACCTTTAGGTATTTAAACCTTCAcatgtaagaaaataataatcaacaaCTCAGCTTCAGAAACGAGGTAGTTATACCTTGTCTACTATGAGATAATAGATTCTTAAAATCTGTTTAAAGTTAAAGTAGAACAGTAGTATcatgtttcttgatttcaacAATTACACTGTCAAACATAGAATCATGATTGGTTCACGTGATGCTGTCATATTGTGTTGTAAGCGAATGTAC contains:
- the LOC105176653 gene encoding syntaxin-51 — its product is MRMAASGDSWVREYNEAVRLADDITNMISERSSLPATGPEAQRHSSAIRRKITILGTRLDSLQSLLSKLPGKQPLTEKEMNRRKDMVANLRSKVNQMASTLNMSNFANRDSLLGPEIKPADAMSRTTGLDNHGIVGLQRQIMKEQDEGLEKLEETVISTKHIALAVNEELDLHTRLIDDLDQHVEVTDSRLQRVQRRLAILNKRTKGGCSCLCLLLSVIGIVVLVAVIYMLVKYL
- the LOC105176652 gene encoding serine/threonine-protein phosphatase PP-X isozyme 2 is translated as MSDLDRQIEQLKRCEPLKESEVKALCLKAMEILVEESNVQRVDAPVTICGDIHGQFYDMKELFKVGGDCPQTNYLFLGDFVDRGFYSVETFLLLLALKVRYPDRITLIRGNHESRQITQVYGFYDECLRKYGSINVWRYCTEIFDYMSLSALIDNKIFCVHGGLSPAISTLDQIRIIDRKQEVPHDGAMCDLLWSDPEDIVDGWGLSPRGAGFLFGGSVVTSFNHTNNIDYICRAHQLVMEGYKWMFNEQIVTVWSAPNYCYRCGNVAAILELNENLEKEFRVFEAAPQESRGAPAKKPPPDYFL